The following proteins are encoded in a genomic region of Plasmodium coatneyi strain Hackeri chromosome 6, complete sequence:
- a CDS encoding 26s proteasome subunit p55, translating to MEDSAAKIIGCHDSLLTDPRIAQDFSAETEELLAEAENLFKVGDGELAMEKLIAMEKKCRQAYDGSSTSKIVQFILNKYKLAGDYKKINEYLVFFNKKRGQLKRTIIDMINLCKLWIPDVESKTDKLNLINTLCAISEGKIFVEVERSEIVRVLSKIKEDDGNIEEAANILQEVQVETFISMDKRDKTEYILEQMRLVLLRKDFIRCHVISRKINPALLKAPEFADLKLKYFMYMIEYHINEEAYAEVAKCYEERFNTEPVLADPTLWVEELKCYIIFLALSPFEDQQTKLPNLLKTEKKKLKEIPVFQNIVEDFINMDLIQWPLPYQEELLEFYIFNDSKFVGGENRWNLFKKKVMHHNIHVISNCYCQISLLRLSQLLNASVEDSESFLSELVSNKILNAKIDRLHGIIKFGQKKNPEVLLNNWSSQIHQILNLLEESSHLIQKERMLHEAKLKRMQLESKNMSL from the exons ATGGAAGACAGCGCAGCGAAAATCATCGGCTGCCATGACAGCCTCTTGACGGACCCCAGGATTGCACAGGACTTCAGCGCAGAGACGGAGGAATTGCTGGCCGAGGCGGAGAACCTCTTCAAG GTGGGCGATGGAGAGCTGGCCATGGAAAAGCTCATCgccatggaaaaaaagtgcagaCAAGCCTACGACGGAAGCTCAACCAGCAAAATTGTACAATTTATTCTGAACAAGTATAAACTAGCGGGGGACTACAAAAAGATCAACGAGTATTTAgtcttttttaataaaaagagaGGACAACTCAAAAGAACAATCATCGATATGATAAATCTGTGTAAGTTGTGGATCCCCGACGTGGAGAGCAAAACAGACAAACTTAACCTGATCAACACCCTGTGTGCAATCAGTGAGGGAAAAATCTTCGTCGAAGTGGAACGGTCAGAAATTGTGAGAGTACTGTccaaaataaaagaggacGATGGAAACATAGAAGAAGCAGCCAACATCCTGCAGGAAGTACAAGTGGAGACATTCATATCGATGGATAAAAGAGACAAGACAGAATACATCCTGGAACAGATGAGGTTAGTCTTGCTAAGGAAGGACTTTATTCGGTGCCATGTAATCAGTCGAAAGATAAACCCCGCTTTGCTAAAAGCTCCTGAATTTGCAGACCTAAAGTTAAAgtattttatgtatatgatAGAATATCATATTAATGAGGAGGCATACGCAGAAGTAGCCAAATGTTATGAGGAGCGATTCAACACAGAACCCGTTCTGGCAGATCCAACCTTATGGGTGGAAGAACTAAAATGCTACATCATCTTTTTAGCTCTCTCCCCATTTGAAGACCAACAAACGAAATTACCCAACCTActaaaaacggaaaaaaaaaaattaaaagaaatacCCGTTTTTCAAAACATCGTCGAGGATTTTATAAACATGGATTTGATCCAGTGGCCCCTTCCCTACCAGGAGGAACTTCTcgaattttacattttcaacGATTCGAAATTTGTTGGTGGTGAGAACAGATGGAATCTCTTTAAGAAGAAGGTCATGCACCACAACATCCACGTCATATCAAACTGCTACTGCCAGATCTCTCTCCTTCGATTGTCCCAGCTGTTGAATGCATCTGTCGAAGACTCCGAAAGCTTTCTCTCTGAACTGGTCTCCAACAAAATACTGAATGCTAAGATAGACAGACTGCACGGAATTATCAAATTCGGTCAGAAGAAAAACCCCGAAGTGCTGCTCAACAACTGGTCGTCGCAGATTCATCAGATTCTTAACCTCCTGGAGGAGTCCTCCCATCTGATTCAGAAGGAACGCATGCTCCACGAGGCCAAGCTGAAACGCATGCAGCTGGAGAGTAAAAATATGTCTCTTTAG
- a CDS encoding Trna pseudouridine synthase yields MPRAPLALRLCLLCALLPLFVRPTGKKNALQKLSLAKAIQRKGSRPVRNRRAGPIRRIHQEEPPPPIQSFGHPHNRGNRTKLFYLSGGLNKLGKLRIVFRRVRCNDAGEMKDALGGPPKRTNHTGKIDPCERDENKGETKPLDSANPQEDQPQSIDFYITQYEDRLLKRPSKIMDLSPPRQNEQTEGKKKKKEEATLDDILYGGLLNIYKPVNMYSMKVCERVKHVLRDHFKQICKKKLNFKVGHGGTLDPFAEGVLVIGIQKGTKKLSDFLKCYKKYLALGLFGLETDTLDREGKVVKISNEMMKGTPPIGVNTHDSLISQKNITLTLSKFIGHVYQTPPIYSAKRVDGMRLYEYARKKISVQIKPSKVHIQKLKYLNQVDLPFFDLDIKCSGGTYIRSLVRDFAHAMNTHATLVKLIRVQQGEHFLYEHSLHYDDINMENIKRHLIKL; encoded by the coding sequence ATGCCTCGTGCACCCCTCGCTCTACGCCTGTGTCTGCTCTGCGCACTGCTGCCCCTGTTTGTGCGCCCAACTGGGAAGAAAAACGCTTTACAGAAGCTATCCCTTGCGAAGGCCATCCAAAGGAAGGGTAGTCGACCCGTCAGGAACCGGAGGGCTGGTCCCATCCGACGGATACACCAGGAGGAACCACCGCCACCCATCCAATCATTTGGCCACCCCCATAATAGAGGTAACAGAACTAAACTGTTTTACCTATCTGGAGGGCTGAACAAGCTTGGAAAACTGCGCATTGTATTTAGAAGGGTACGTTGTAATGATGCGGGTGAGATGAAGGACGCTCTGGGAGGACCCCCCAAGAGGACAAACCACACTGGCAAAATTGACCCATGCGAAAGGGACGAAAACAAAGGAGAAACCAAACCACTCGACTCGGCAAACCCCCAGGAGGACCAACCACAATCCATCGACTTTTACATAACCCAGTATGAAGACCGTTTGCTGAAACGGCCGAGCAAAATAATGGACCTATCCCCCCCAAGGCAAAACGAAcaaacggaaggaaaaaaaaaaaaaaaagaagaagccaCCCTCGATGATATCCTATACGGGGGTCTCCTAAATATTTACAAGCCTGTAAATATGTACTCCATGAAGGTCTGCGAGAGGGTGAAACATGTCCTTAGGGATCATTTCAAGCAAATCTGCAAAAAGAAGTTAAATTTCAAAGTGGGACATGGAGGGACGTTAGATCCCTTCGCTGAGGGGGTCCTAGTTATCGGTATACAAAAGGGAACCAAAAAGCTCAGTGATTTTTTAAAGTGCTACAAAAAGTATTTGGCCTTAGGCCTCTTCGGGTTGGAGACAGACACTCTCGACAGGGAAGGCAAAGTAGTAAAGATAAGCAACGAAATGATGAAAGGGACACCCCCAATAGGGGTCAACACCCATGATTCACTCATATCACAAAAGAATATTACACTCACTCTGAGTAAATTCATTGGACATGTGTACCAAACTCCGCCAATCTACTCAGCCAAGCGGGTCGATGGAATGAGGCTCTACGAATAcgctcgaaaaaaaatttctgttCAAATTAAACCAAGTAAAGTACACATACAGAAGTTAAAATACTTAAACCAAGTGgacctccccttttttgactTAGACATAAAATGCTCTGGCGGCACATACATACGAAGCCTCGTGCGCGACTTTGCACACGCAATGAACACACATGCCACGTTAGTTAAACTTATTCGTGTCCAACAGGGGGAGCACTTTCTATATGAGCACTCTCTACATTACGATGATATAAACATGGAGAATATAAAGAGGCATTTGATCAAACTGTAG
- a CDS encoding Serine/threonine-protein phosphatase translates to MRNVAETGTNRPYVMRKDSLCDALPNHPYVTLPEQRYPVNTYARGYHGSTGGALLKGGTSNGSQAIPTAQINSLAALKMGKMGSHQMEWVRRSYGGSSQENLAGGSGSLLHLYENDKHWSDDRRFVNSSAEHSSGVHLPMVYHLSGEGNTTMGGRRVGLSARGEQPSVRSVSELAHHNQRFQKVKESHGGYFPRGMEHTKRAPLMNTHFLGSSEGSIRREVLPSWWDQRGVENPSGDGSNGYPLPGVQYNKVGLSPKGMTGVVLVPLNRETRNGFTKWDQNGKEVDAGLVHKWSSGQMSRTSEYSYKDVEPVTYGSCYPDDASVESLPRDCFPWGSNDGFLHGKGKNHCESGGQWYNQSAVRRLSGGSLQRGVTNSWDEGGYTDGLESLDSIRPEGVVVHSLGKPTDGVTSLANEEASREEDATHLSQCTYNKSDFTEWVSHNRLLKNIISSHNGDGNVEKNGLYSLLFDAYGKNKVTFRRYDQGGDNPSVEEQIGQVVQEIGKDKTEDKNKDTERKGRRSNAVVEKIIFLKYLFNQYAHTEYPNFISFKCFKKMFETYKNVFSSEKIILFIFNCLDRCRRYYVSESDFLIGMLACSPHMENDITKDTGRLRHQLIFRAYDLDRDGYWSREEVFVFLYHLYELSKRGKHVELKGNKKKMKKFVAAERDKLMNKHEKISYDHFYQLVLDGKVEGTENLLRSNCDVATVVKTYFLYTYSGGSIVITSVDAGDANTTNAASVPMDGGKCEQGEDSLDQVEGTQLKGDNTQKCISAEFSAESTTGDPNSEEHPHISATSNKGEDESPGSEGDPEELVQKKTVDVTSSSNSIQKEKSEEQVAEQQQEQSEEQPQGEGEAVVGEEPPCGHSNENPKGNDLNSAGKKDEEVVEGEEQKVEECVVPKGEVENSEANAQESVPPGEKPDKANLTENLPHFGGGQEEERSTRIHPERSWKSCVEKIKEIVKAYRKRYLTDRTRLFGLNQDIAFKIFTAFYKVSYKRKREKYIRQFDHLCTGACTYNDILLLCDEAVKVFKGEDSIEKVDLPCKVFGDLHGNIFDLLDFFNMYNWPLHGETNEWLTVEEVATTDGMSIPMGKPNETLPHMVRQDNDVKYVFLGNYINRGKHSLEVICLLLSLKVLFPKHIYLLRGNHEERLFNYVHGFYADIEKKMERNIRKAGLIRYQGEVIQAHAYELFNRINDALEFLPLSVLVGGNILCVHAGIGDSLDNVEDFADVHKPIVVPQFVDRTSNGAYERVQKIIIDTLWSDPINYDDEQDMLLLEKVKPGEDIIPSSRGNITLKFGQQRLSSFLKRNKLKMVIRGHECVQEGYRYGYNRRLLTLFSATNYCNRHGNDAANAFIVKRGKSIVIFNQILKCPQGGQLNHVEERATGPVESPHELNMNRNVHNDVAPSEVPPLGVDHCRSGSPFCKIDQIEDASTDRMGSQPKITMSKVPYNVRTIGGQEEEEAESEELPCRKVDEEVTPFDPNEEFKSNGDAVQRKDNFQSNHILKDSHPIVKRKLRDTRSNEDMNWGVAVQLEGREGANRKDGRDGDCDGGHFLSDDHNNISDDHSNGDGGDDHFEGGPLRKSVSTNGTFSSEEDLYGGCSHGSSGRNYTVEKLSSKQYHFKGEGLEKAQNKQKSKSHLGVDAYWEGEYLYEDYQQCLDNLSHGDALKNPPFDEPASSDEFPCEGETKQDSRVNTNAIIEKFFQNGGIGDHGIGVHIYSDHLEDKEVERGGNLNHSQCAKLTPLSKRTNGGNVLTGDGEDQWGKSGNCANLIDELMSKPMDYMMMPPDLGVVNRPKLRRDTHSKQSKEHGSATLRSLRSLKSENNTSEPLTKLQMQCLPPDPKPQTKISLQKIIDKLEDDV, encoded by the exons TCTTCAGGGGTTCACCTTCCAATGGTGTATCATTTAAGCGGGGAAGGGAATACCACCATGGGGGGAAGGAGAGTTGGTCTCAGTGCAAGAGGAGAACAACCCAGTGTGAGGAGCGTAAGTGAGTTGGCTCATCACAACCAGAGGTTCCAGAAGGTGAAGGAATCCCATGGTGGGTATTTCCCCCGGGGGATGGAACATACCAAACGGGCACCTTTAATGAATACTCATTTTTTGGGGTCGTCTGAAGGGAGTATTCGTCGGGaggttcttccttcctggTGGGATCAAAGAGGAGTGGAGAATCCCTCGGGGGATGGTTCCAATGGTTACCCTCTTCCAGGTGTCCAATACAACAAGGTGGGACTTTCCCCCAAAGGGATGACGGGCGTGGTTCTGGTTCCACTCAATAGGGAGACAAGAAATGGGTTCACGAAATGGgatcaaaatgggaaggaagtaGATGCAGGGTTGGTTCACAAGTGGAGCAGCGGTCAGATGAGCAGAACATCAGAGTATAGCTATAAGGACGTTGAACCCGTGACGTATGGTAGCTGCTACCCTGATGATGCATCTGTGGAGAGTCTCCCGAGGGATTGTTTTCCCTGGGGGAGCAACGACGGGTTCCTTCATGGGAAGGGTAAGAACCACTGCGAAAGCGGTGGACAGTGGTATAACCAATCTGCTGTTAGAAGGCTATCAGGGGGGAGTCTCCAAAGGGGTGTTACGAATAGTTGGGACGAAGGAGGTTACACAGATGGGCTAGAAAGTCTGGATTCAATTCGTCCTGAAGGAGTGGTGGTGCACTCGTTGGGGAAGCCCACCGATGGGGTGACCTCTCTAGCCAATGAAGAAGCTTCCCGTGAGGAGGATGCAACCCACCTCAGCCAGTGCACCTACAACAAGAGCGACTTCACCGAGTGGGTTTCGCACAACCGGTTGTTGAAAAACATTATTTCTTCGCACAATGGGGATGGTAACGTGGAGAAAAACGGACTGTATAGTCTCCTGTTCGACGCGTACGGAAAGAACAAAGTAACGTTCCGCAGGTACGACCAGGGGGGGGACAACCCCAGCGTGGAGGAACAGATTGGGCAAGTAGTTCAGGAGATAGGAAAGGATAAAACGGAAGACAAAAACAAGGACAcagaacgaaaaggaagacgaagCAACGCAGTTGTGGAAAAGATCATCTTCCTAAAGTACCTGTTCAATCAGTACGCACACACAGAGTACCCCAACTTCATCTCTTTCAAgtgtttcaaaaaaatgtttgaaacttacaaaaatgttttctcttcggagaaaattattcttttcattttcaactGCCTGGATAGATGTAGGAGGTACTACGTTAGCGAGTCGGACTTCCTTATTGGCATGCTGGCGTGCAGTCCTCACATGGAAAACGATATAACCAAAGACACAGGGAGGTTGAGACATCAGCTGATCTTTAGGGCATACGATCTGGACAGAGATGGATATTGGAGTAGGGAAGAAGTGTTTGTCTTTTTGTACCATCTGTATGAGTTgtccaaaagggggaagcacgTGGAACTTAAggggaacaaaaagaagatgaaaaagtTCGTGGCTGCCGAACGGGACAAACTGATGAACAAGCACGAGAAGATCAGCTATGATCACTTTTACCAACTTGTGCTGGACGGGAAAGTGGAGGGTACGGAGAACCTCCTCAGATCCAACTGCGATGTGGCCACTGTCGTGAAGACGTACTTTCTCTATACCTACTCTGGGGGAAGCATCGTCATCACGTCGGTTGACGCAGGTGATGCAAATACAACTAATGCAGCCAGTGTGCCTATGGATGGGGGGAAGTGCGAGCAGGGGGAAGACAGTCTGGACCAAGTGGAGGGAACACAATTAAAAGGTGACAACACGCAGAAGTGCATATCGGCAGAGTTCAGTGCAGAGTCTACCACGGGGGACCCCAACTCGGAGGAGCACCCTCATATAAGCGCCACTTCAAATAAGGGGGAGGATGAGTCGCCCGGTTCGGAAGGGGACCCTGAGGAGCTagtgcagaaaaaaacggTGGATGTAACAAGCAGTTCGAACAGCatacaaaaggagaaatCGGAGGAGCAAGTTGCGGAGCAACAACAGGAACAGTCAGAGGAACAGCCGCAGGGTGAGGGAGAAGCAGTGGTAGGAGAGGAACCCCCCTGTGGCCACTCGAATGAGAACCCAAAGGGGAACGACCTGAATAGCGCTGGTAAGAAGGACGAGGAGGTTGTCGAGGGGGAAGagcaaaaagtggaagagtGTGTAGTACCAAAGGGTGAGGTGGAAAATAGCGAAGCAAATGCTCAGGAGAGCGTCCCCCCCGGGGAAAAACCAGACAAGGCAAACCTCACCGAGAATTTACCACATTTCGGGGGAGGTCAGGAGGAGGAACGCTCCACTCGGATCCACCCCGAACGCAGTTGGAAGAGCTGCGTGGAAAAGATAAAGGAAATAGTTAAGGCGTATAGAAAGAGGTACCTAACAGACAGGACAAGATTGTTTGGACTGAACCAGGACATAGCATTTAAGATATTTACGGCCTTTTATAAAGTGAGttacaaaaggaagagagaGAAGTACATCCGTCAGTTTGATCATCTCTGCACAGGTGCGTGTACCTACAACGACATCCTCCTCCTGTGTGACGAAGCCGTGAAGGTATTTAAGGGAGAGGATTCAATTGAAAAGGTGGACCTACCGTGTAAGGTGTTTGGAGATTTACACGGCAACATTTTCGATCTGTTAGACTTTTTTAACATGTACAATTGGCCCTTACATGGAGAGACGAATGAATGGCTGACCGTGGAGGAGGTTGCCACGACGGATGGAATGTCTATCCCGATGGGGAAACCAAATGAGACACTTCCACACATGGTTAGGCAGGATAACGATGTGAAGTATGTTTTTCTGGGAAATTATATAAACAGGGGGAAGCATTCACTGGAGGTCATTTGTCTGCTGCTCAGTCTGAAGGTCCTCTTCCCAAAACACATATACCTGCTGAGGGGTAACCATGAGGAAAGGTTATTCAATTACGTTCATGGGTTCTATGCAGATAttgagaagaaaatggagaGGAATATCAGAAAAGCAGGGTTGATTAGATACCAGGGGGAGGTAATACAAGCTCATGCGTATGAACTGTTCAACCGGATAAATGACGCGTTGGAATTCTTACCCCTGTCGGTACTGGTAGGTGGGAACATACTGTGTGTGCATGCAGGCATTGGGGACAGCCTCGATAACGTAGAAGACTTTGCAGATGTGCACAAACCGATTGTCGTTCCACAGTTTGTAGACAGAACGAGCAACGGTGCCTATGAGCGTGTtcagaaaattattattgaCACGTTGTGGTCTGATCCGATAAACTATGACGACGAACAGGACATGCTTCTTttggaaaaagtaaaaccaGGGGAAgatattattccttccagTCGAGGGAACATCACTCTGAAATTTGGACAGCAGAGattgtcttcctttttgaagaGGAATAAACTGAAGATGGTAATTCGAGGACATGAGTGTGTGCAGGAGGGATACAGGTACGGCTACAATCGGCGTTTGCTTACTCTTTTCTCAGCCACGAATTACTGCAACAGGCATGGCAACGATGCGGCCAACGCGTTCATCGTAAAGAGGGGCAAAAGCATCGTCATTTTTAACCAGATTTTGAAGTGCCCTCAGGGGGGGCAGTTAAATCATGTAGAGGAAAGGGCAACTGGACCGGTGGAATCGCCGCACGAACTGAACATGAACCGGAATGTCCACAACGATGTTGCCCCCTCGGAAGTTCCCCCCCTTGGAGTAGATCATTGCAGAAGTGGTAGTCCATTCTGCAAGATTGACCAGATTGAAGACGCCTCTACCGATCGGATGGGCAGCCAACCGAAAATCACCATGAGTAAAGTACCATACAATGTTAGGACCATCGGGGggcaggaagaagaagaagcagaatcGGAGGAACTGCCATGCAGGAAGGTGGACGAGGAAGTTACCCCTTTTGACCCAAATGAGGAGTTCAAATCGAATGGAGATGCAGTGCAGAGGAAAGACAACTTTCAGAGCAACCACATTCTGAAGGATAGCCATCCAATTGTTAAGAGAAAATTGCGGGACACGAGGAGCAATGAAGACATGAACTGGGGGGTAGCTGTGcagttggaaggaagagaaggtgCTAACCGTAAAGACGGTCGTGATGGTGACTGTGATGGTGGCCACTTCCTGAGCGATGACCATAATAACATAAGTGATGACCATTCGAATGGAGACGGGGGAGATGATCACTTTGAGGGGGGTCCACTAAGGAAGAGCGTCAGTACGAATGGGACCTTCTCCTCGGAAGAGGACCTCTACGGAGGGTGTTCACATGGGAGCAGCGGAAGGAACTACACTGTGGAGAAGCTCTCCTCCAAACAGTATCACTTCAAAGGTGAAGGTTTGGAGAAGGCACAGAATAAACAAAAGAGTAAATCCCATTTGGGGGTAGATGCCTACTGGGAAGGGGAATACCTTTAcgaggattaccaacaatgcTTGGACAACCTCTCCCACGGAGACGCTTTGAAGAATCCCCCTTTTGATGAACCCGCCAGCAGCGACGAATTCCCATGTGAAGGCGAAACGAAGCAAGACAGTCGAGTCAACACAAACGCCATCATCGagaaatttttccaaaatggaggaataGGTGATCATGGCATTGGTGTGCATATTTACAGTGACCATTTGGAGGACAAGGAAgtggaaagggggggaaatttaAATCATTCCCAGTGTGCAAAGTTGACTCCCTTGTCAAAGCGAACGAACGGTGGGAATGTGCTAACGGGAGATGGAGAAGATCAGTGggggaaaagtggaaattGTGCAAACCTGATCGATGAGCTGATGAGTAAACCGATGGACTACATGATGATGCCGCCCGACTTGGGGGTGGTCAATAGGCCAAAGTTGCGAAGGGACACCCACTCGAAGCAGTCGAAGGAGCACGGATCCGCCACCCTGCGTAGTTTGCGAAGTTTGAAGAGCGAAAACAACACGAGCGAGCCGCTCACCAA GCTACAAATGCAGTGCTTGCCGCCTGACCCCAAGCCGCAGACAAAAATTTCCcttcaaaaaattatagaCAAATTGGAGGACGATGTGTAG